In the genome of Parus major isolate Abel chromosome 2, Parus_major1.1, whole genome shotgun sequence, one region contains:
- the NPC1 gene encoding NPC intracellular cholesterol transporter 1, translating into MGTPQGSPGRGGLGVLVLLLLLSPVRVLPQMCVWYGECGVASGDKRYNCAYDGPPIALPEDGYDLMQELCPGLFFGNVSTCCDVHQLQTLKNNLQLPLQFLSRCPSCFYNLINLFCELTCSPNQSDFLNVTSTIPYYDPVLKENKSSITELQYFIGDRFANAMYNACKDVEAPSSNVKALGLLCGKDVKDCNATNWIEYMFSKDNGQTPFSIIPIFSDVPVHGMNPMNNATKGCNESMDDSTGPCSCQDCSIVCGPKPQPPPLPPPWLLFGLDAVYVIMWISYMGFLLIFFALVFGVWCYRRRHFVSEYTPIDSNVAFSVNSHRDNGNITCGERLGERFENGLRMTFTSWGAFCVRNPRPVILFSVVFIAMCCSGFVYIKATTNPVDLWSAPSSQARKEKEYFDTHFGPFFRTEQVIIQAPKSHPDTYSPYPSGEDVPFGPPLTKDILHQVLDLQDAIVNITASYDNETVMLKDICLAPLAPYNNNCTILSVLNYFQNSHSVLDHTIGDEFFVYADYHTHFLYCVRAPASLNDTSLLHDPCLGTFGGPVFPWLVLGGYDDDNYNNATALVITFPVNNYYNDSKKLMKALAWEKEFINFLKNYNNSNLTISFSAERSIEDEINRESNSDISVVLISYIVMFVYISIALGHIQSCRRLLVDSKISLGIAGILIVLSSVACSIGIFSYFGIPLTLIVIEVIPFLVLAIGVDNIFIMVQTLQRDERLQGETLDKQIGRVLGDVAPSMFLSSFSETVAFFLGTLSTMPAVRTFSLFAGMAVLIDFILQVTCFVSLLGLDIKRQESNRLDILCCIKSSEETSGVQRSESMLFLFFKNLFSPYLLKDWMRPIVIAVFVGILSFSAAVMHNVEIGLDQSLSMPDDSYVIDYFSHINKYLHAGPPVYFVLEEGHNYTSLEGQNMVCGGMGCNNDSLVQQVFNAAEIGSYTRIGYAPSSWIDDYFDWVKPQSSCCRVYNTTGQFCNASVSDPSCTRCRPLTQEGKQRPQGEDFMTFLPMFLSDNPNPKCGKGGHAAYNSAVNFINNKTEVGATYFMTYHTVLKTSSDFIDAMSKARIIADNITETMGIKEKNYRVFPYSVFYVFYEQYLTIVHDAIFNLCISLGSIFLVTTVLLGFEVWAAVVVSITIAMIIVNMFGVMWLWGISLNAVSLVNLVMSCGIAVEFCSHVTRAFTISTKGSRVERAEEALSHMGSSVFSGITLTKFGGIVVLAFSKSQIFKIFYFRMYLAMVVLGATHGLIFLPVLLSYIGPSVNKAKTRAAQERTRGTERERLLYF; encoded by the exons ATGGGGACCCCTCAAGGCAGCCCCGGGCGCGGCGGCCTCGGCGTCCTTGTCCTACTCCTGCTTCTGTCGCCCGTGCGG GTCCTTCCACAAATGTGTGTCTGGTATGGAGAATGTGGAGTTGCTTCTGGAGACAAGAGGTACAACTGTGCTTATGATGGGCCACCAATAGCATTACCAGAAGATGGCTATGACTTAATGCAG gaACTCTGTCCAGGTTTATTCTTTGGCAATGTTAGCACTTGCTGTGATGTTCATCAGCTTCAGactttgaaaaataacttgCAGTTGCCTCTGCAGTTTCTCTCCAG ATGTCCATCGTGTTTTTACAACTTGATAAACCTCTTCTGTGAACTTACTTGTAGTCCAAATCAGTCTGACTTTTTGAATGTTACAAGCACCATACCTTATTATGATCCTGTtttaaaagagaacaaaagtaGCATTACAGAGCTGCAGTACTTTATTGGAGATCGATTTGCAAATG CAATGTACAATGCCTGCAAAGATGTGGAGGCTCCATCGAGCAATGTTAAAGCACTGGGGTTGCTGTGTGGGAAGGATGTCAAGGACTGCAATGCAACCAACTGGATTGAGTACATGTTTAGTAAAGACAATGGACAAACTCCTTTCAGCATAATTCCAATCTTTTCAG ATGTTCCTGTCCATGGAATGAACCCTATGAATAACGCTACCAAAGGCTGTAATGAGTCCATGGATGATTCAACAGGACCATGCAGCTGTCAGGATTGTTCAATTGTTTGTGGTCCAAAACCTCAACCCCCTCCATTGCCTCCTCCTTGGCTATTGTTTGGTTTGGATGCTGTGTATGTCATCATGTGGATCTCATACATGGGCTTTCTACTCATATTTTTTGCACTAGTGTTTGGAGTCTGGTGTTACAG GAGGCGACACTTCGTCTCGGAGTACACCCCAATTGACAGCAATGTAGCCTTTTCTGTGAATTCCCACCGTGACAATG GAAACATTACCTGTGGTGAAAGGCTTGGTGAAAGGTTTGAGAATGGCCTGAGAATGACATTTACATCATGGGGAGCTTTCTGTGTCAGAAATCCACGTCCTGTTATCCTCTTCTCTGTGGTCTTCATTGCAATGTGCTGCTCAGGCTTTGTATATATTAAAGCAACTACAAATCCCGTAGATCTCTGGTCAGCCCCAAGCAGCCAAGCCCGCAAGGAGAAGGAATACTTTGACACACACTTTGGGCCTTTCTTCCGTACTGAACAAGTTATTATTCAAGCACCAAAGAGCCACCCAGACACCTACTCACCTTACCCATCAGGAGAAGATGTACCTTTTGGGCCTCCCCTTACCAAAGATATTCTCCATCAG gtACTGGATTTGCAGGATGCTATTGTCAACATAACTGCTTCTTATGACAATGAGACTGTAATGCTGAAGGACATTTGCCTGGCTCCTCTTGCTCCCTACAACAACAACTGCACTATCCTGAGCGTACTCAACTACTTTCAGAACAGCCATTCTGTTCTGGATCACACTATTGGGGATGAGTTCTTTGTCTATGCTGATTACCACACTCACTTCTTATACTGTGTTCG GGCTCCAGCATCACTGAATGACACAAGCTTGCTTCACGATCCCTGCTTAGGAACGTTTGGTGGACCTGTATTTCCATGGCTGGTGTTGGGAGGATATGATG ATGATAACTATAATAATGCCACAGCTCTTGTAATTACTTTTCCTGTCAACAACTACTACAATGACTCAAAAAAGCTGATGAAAGCCTTGGCATGGGAAAAAGA atttattaaCTTTCTGAAGAACTATAATAATTCAAACTTAACTATATCATTTTCTGCTGAACGGAGTATTGAAGATGAGATCAACCGCGAAAGCAACAGTGATATTAGCGTTGTGTTGATAAGCTATATTGTGATGTTTGTGTACATCTCAATAGCTTTGGGACATATCCAGAGCTGTAGAAGACTGCTG GTGGATTCAAAGATCTCTCTGGGCATTGCAGGCATCCTGATTGTACTGAGCTCAGTAGCATGCTCTATAGGCATTTTCAGCTACTTTGGGATCCCACTGACACTGATTGTGATAGAAGTAATTCCTTTCTTGGTGCTGGCTATTGGTGTGGACAACATCTTCATTATGGTTCAGACACTTCAG AGAGATGAACGCCTTCAGGGTGAAACTCTGGATAAACAGATTGGCAGAGTCTTGGGAGATGTGGCACCCAGTATGTTTCTCTCATCCTTTTCGGAGACTGTGGCATTCTTTCTTG GGACACTGTCTACGATGCCAGCGGTTCGCACGTTCTCCCTGTTTGCTGGAATGGCTGTGCTCATAGACTTCATTCTTCAAGTGACTTGCTTCGTGAGTCTCCTGGGCTTGGATATTAAGCGTCAAGAG AGTAATAGACTGGATATTCTGTGTTGCATCAAAAGCAGTGAAGAAACGAGCGGAGTCCAGCGTTCTGAGAGCAtgttatttctgttcttcaaaaatctgttttctccaTATCTGCTCAAAGATTGGATGAGACCAATAGTA ATAGCAGTGTTTGTGGGTATCCTGTCATTCAGTGCAGCAGTTATGCACAATGTAGAGATTGGACTGGATCAATCTCTCTCAATGCCAGAT GACTCCTATGTAATAGATTACTTCAGCCATATCAACAAGTACCTGCATGCAGGTCCTCCTGTCTACTTTGTCCTAGAAGAAGGACACAACTACACCTCTTTGGAAGGGCAGAACATGGTGTGTGGTGGAATGGGATGTAATAATGATTCACTTGTCCAGCAAGTCTTCAATGCTGCAGAAATTGGTAGCTA CACGAGGATAGGCTATGCCCCATCATCCTGGATTGATGACTACTTTGACTGGGTGAAGCCACAGTCTTCCTGCTGCAGAGTCTACAATACCACTGGACAGTTCTGCAATGCTTCAG TCAGCGATCCATCCTGCACTCGTTGTCGACCACTGACTCAAGAAGGCAAGCAGAGACCACAGGGTGAAGACTTCATGACCTTTTTGCCAATGTTCCTATCAGACAACCCTAATCCGAAATGTGGCAAAGG AGGACATGCTGCATATAATTCTGCTGTCAACTTCATAAACAACAAAACTGAGGTTGGAGCCACTTACTTTATGACTTACCATACTGTACTGAAAACATCATCTGATTTTATTGATGCTATGAGTAAAGCTCGGATTATAGCAGACAATATTACTGAAACCATGGGCATCAAAGAGAAGAACTACCGGGTGTTTCCTTACAG TGTGTTTTATGTCTTCTATGAACAATACTTGACAATTGTGCACGATGCTATCTTTAACCTCTGCATCTCTTTGGGATCAATATTTCTGGTGACAACTGTGCTTCTTGGTTTTGAAGTATGGGCTGCTGTTGTGGTTTCGATAACTATTGCTATGATAATCGTCAACATGTTTGGAGTGATGTGGCTCTGGGGCATCAGCTTGAATGCAGTTTCATTAGTAAATCTTGTCATG AGCTGTGGTATCGCTGTGGAATTCTGCAGTCATGTGACAAGAGCGTTCACCATCAGTACCAAGGGCAGTAGAGTGGAGCGTGCGGAAGAAGCTCTGTCTCACATGGGCAGCTCA GTTTTCAGTGGTATCACACTGACCAAATTCGGAGGAATTGTAGTATTGGCTTTTTCCAAATCTCAGATCTTCAAGATATTCTACTTCAGGATGTATCTAGCTATGGTTGTGCTGGGAGCAACACATGGACTGATATTTCTTCCAGTTCTGCTTAGTTACATAG GCCCATCAGTAAATAAAGCCAAGACTCGTGCTGCACAAGAGAGGACCAGAGGTACAGAACGGGAGAGACTCCTCTACTTCTAG